A single region of the Sciurus carolinensis chromosome 16, mSciCar1.2, whole genome shotgun sequence genome encodes:
- the Ehd2 gene encoding EH domain-containing protein 2 — protein MFSWLKRGGARGQQPEAIRTVTSALKELYREKLLPLEEHYRFGAFHSPALEDADFDGKPMVLVAGQYSTGKTSFIQYLLEQEVPGSRVGPEPTTDCFVAVMHGDTEGTVPGNALVVDPDKPFRKLNPFGNTFLNRFMCAQLPNQVLESISIIDTPGILSGAKQRVSRGYDFPAVLRWFAERVDLIILLFDAHKLEISDEFSEAIGALRGHEDKIRVVLNKADMVETQQLMRVYGALMWALGKVVGTPEVLRVYIGSFWSQPLLVPDNRRLFELEEQDLFRDIQGLPRHAALRKLNDLVKRARLVRVHAYIISYLKKEMPSVFGKENKKKQLILKLPVIFAKIQLEHHISPGDFPDCQKMQELLMAHDFTKFHSLKPKLLEALDEMLTHDIAKLMPLLRQEELESTEAGVQGGAFEGTHMGPFVERGPDEALEDGEEGSDDEAEWVVTKDKSKYDEIFYNLAPADGKLSGSKAKTWMVGTKLPNSVLGRIWKLSDVDRDGMLDDEEFALASHLIEAKLEGHGLPTNLPRRLVPPSKRRHKGSAE, from the exons ATGTTCAGCTGGCTGAAGCGGGGCGGGGCTCGGGGCCAGCAGCCCGAGGCCATCCGCACGGTGACTTCGGCCCTCAAGGAGCTGTACCGTGAGAAGCTGCTACCCCTGGAGGAGCACTACCGCTTCGGGGCCTTCCACTCCCCGGCCCTGGAGGACGCCGACTTTGACGGGAAGCCCATGGTGCTGGTGGCCGGTCAGTACAGCACGGGCAAGACCAGCTTCATCCAGTACCTGCTGGAGCAGGAGGTGCCTGGCTCCCGCGTGGGGCCTGAGCCCACCACCGACTGCTTCGTGGCCGTCATGCATGGAGACACTGAGGGCACCGTGCCTGGCAATGCCCTCGTGGTGGACCCGGACAAGCCCTTCCGAAAGCTCAACCCCTTCGGGAACACCTTCCTCAACAG GTTCATGTGCGCCCAGCTCCCCAATCAGGTCCTGGAGAGCATCAGCATCATTGACACACCGGGCATCCTGTCAGGGGCCAAACAGAGAGTCAGCCGAG GCTACGACTTCCCGGCGGTGCTGCGCTGGTTCGCGGAGCGCGTGGACCTCATCATCCTGCTTTTCGACGCGCACAAGCTGGAGATCTCGGATGAGTTCTCTGAGGCCATCGGGGCCCTGCGGGGCCACGAGGACAAGATCCGCGTGGTTCTCAACAAGGCCGACATGGTGGAGACGCAGCAGCTGATGCGCGTCTACGGGGCGCTCATGTGGGCGCTGGGCAAGGTGGTGGGCACGCCGGAGGTGCTGCGCGTCTACATCGGCTCCTTCTGGTCCCAGCCGCTGCTGGTGCCTGACAACCGGCGCCTGTTTGAGCTGGAGGAACAGGACCTCTTCCGAGACATCCAGGGGCTGCCCCGCCACGCTGCGCTGCGCAAGCTCAACGACCTGGTGAAGAGGGCCCGGCTGGTGCGG GTTCACGCCTACATCATCAGCTACCTGAAGAAGGAGATGCCCTCCGTGTTCGGGAAGGAGAACAAGAAGAAGCAGCTGATCCTCAAGCTGCCCGTCATCTTTGCCAAGATTCAGCTGGAGCATCACATATCCCCCGGAGACTTCCCTGACTGCCAGAAGATGCAG GAGCTGCTGATGGCACATGACTTCACCAAGTTCCACTCGCTGAAGCCCAAGTTGCTGGAGGCGCTGGACGAAATGCTGACGCACGACATCGCCAAGCTCATGCCGCTCCTGCGGCAGGAGGAGCTGGAGAGCACAGAGGCTGGCGTGCAGGGCGGCGCCTTCGAGGGCACCCACATGGGCCCCTTCGTAGAGCGGGGGCCTGACGAGGCGCTGGAGGACGGCGAGGAAGGCTCGGATGACGAAGCCGAGTGGGTGGTGACCAAGGACAAGTCCAAATACGACGAGATCTTCTACAACTTGGCACCTGCCGACGGCAAGCTGAGCGGCTCCAAGGCCAAGACCTGGATGGTGGGTACCAAGCTGCCCAACTCAGTGCTGGGGCGCATCTGGAAGCTGAGCGACGTTGACCGCGACGGCATGCTGGATGACGAGGAGTTCGCCCTGGCCAGCCACCTCATTGAGGCCAAGCTCGAGGGCCACGGGCTGCCCACCAACCTGCCCCGGCGCCTCGTGCCACCCTCCAAGCGGCGCCACAAGGGCTCCGCAGAGTGA